In Octopus bimaculoides isolate UCB-OBI-ISO-001 chromosome 21, ASM119413v2, whole genome shotgun sequence, a single window of DNA contains:
- the LOC128250432 gene encoding SIN3-HDAC complex-associated factor-like — protein sequence MSSNRHKMYRSQTGCCICRVKSSSSRFTSSERYERDFRRCFHVANRSGDICNACVLLVKRWRMRKDKDRHWEYVVDLRLNPGARSILKRKKRQTKVDNQTGEPRKHGVACSCDICEGIRSVGHIVAKRRERKRREKEEALMESDGHYWRIYMIPCGCGPVLIGRANEIMVDEGLMKWCRKPGCYMGNSSTDQESRTGTRESSLEIISDSAASASSNEMDF from the exons ATGTCCAGCAACAGGCATAAGATGTATCGCAGCCAGACGGGCTGTTGCATCTGTCGCGTGAAATCTTCTAGCTCTCGCTTTACAAGCAGTGAGCGTTATGAAAGAGACTTTCGGCGGTGCTTTCACGTGGCCAACAGATCAGGGGATATCTGCAATGCGTGCGTGCTTCTTGTTAAACGATGGCGGATGAGGAAAGATAAAGATCGACATTGGGAATAT GTGGTTGATCTCCGCTTAAATCCAGGTGCAAGgtctatattaaaaagaaaaaaacgccaGACCAAAGTAGACAACCAAACTGGAGAACCTCGGAAACATGGAG TTGCATGTAGCTGCGATATCTGTGAAGGAATAAGGTCAGTGGGACACATAGTTGCCAAAAGACGAGAACGGAAACGGCGAGAGAAAGAAGAAGCATTGATGGAAAGTGATGGTCACTACTGGCGAAT TTATATGATTCCATGTGGGTGTGGTCCTGTTTTAATAGGACGAGCCAATGAAATAATGGTTGATGAAGGTTTAATGAAATGGTGCAGGAAACCTGGTTGTTACATGGGCAATAGTTCTACTGACCAAGAGAGCAGAACTGGAACGAGAGAGTCTTCTTTAGAAATAATTAGTGACAGTGCAGCCAGTGCTAGCAGCAATGAAATGGACTTctaa